The Salvia splendens isolate huo1 chromosome 20, SspV2, whole genome shotgun sequence nucleotide sequence tttattaaaaaacaaacacactttattaaaaaacacacaacattaaaaaaaattacaacttaaacttaaaaaaataaaaagcacacaattaaaaattacacacttcggcctcccgtcgtcgatcttcttcaagtgattgttgcaatatttgacgcatttgttcaaaaggatccattagtttgattaaatttgggagaaggaaagcagagttgatttgagatgaaaattggggtggaaatagagaggaatagatgtgtgtttgtgattgaaatgagtatgaaataggagtatttatagagtaaataaataaataaaaaaaaaatacaaaacggatataaaaaacggtcacattaccgttgcaaaattttttttaatattaaattcgaatttttttaaaaaaaattgaattattgcgtcaccgggacgaagcctactcgcggggcagcgagtgggtttcacgcgtcgaatgggaggccgccacgtcgcctcggcgcgtggcggaacgtttcgttccgcgttcctccggaacggaacgcgacagggcataggaacggcatgggcacggaatggcgacggaacggagcctgcaacgcgtgccgcagcggaaccgttccgccggaacggcataggaaccgcaacggcacagcgttgcgggtgccctaaagTAAAAGCAAGCATTACTTTACCAATAGTTCCATGATTTGTGCCGTTAGAGGTTGTTAACTTTTGGACAATATTGTTGGAGTGAAATTATAACCAATTTCATCATTGGGAAACATATGATATGATTGTTGAAAAATggatttactttttattttatgtgacTGTGACTTAATTTGATGGATATCTTGATCTGGGCATTTGTTGACCACAGTTGTGGTACAGTCGAACACATTATTCTGAATGGCCAGAACCGATTTAAAAAAGACCATGACCcattttatttctaataaaaattgaaaaataaatataaactcTAATTTGATCGGTGAACCCTAATTAATCATTTAAAGTTATACTAAGACATAgtaaaataattttgaattttttttactatcatGAGTCTCTCAATAAATCTATATCTGTATCAACAGCCTATAAACCATGCATGATGTGAAACTATATTTAAGCAACTCAAGTTTCATTTTAGAGGCAAATTAGGGATTAggaattcaatttttaaaaaaatgcccCATATTGAATGGTACAGAATGTTGGTAACTGAAATTTAATTTGGACATTACAAAAGGAATAATACTGTAATATTTGGATGAAGAACAAAATACACCAAAAAATGGACAATTATTCTTGGTTCTATCTTCCTTGCATCTGAGAAAGTGTGACTTGATTTTCTGATGACTGCTGCGGTGTAGCTTTGTCAGTTTGTTGAAACACACTATTTCTTGTGATGAATGATGGATTTTTGGGCATTGGCAGGGTTGCTGTCTCATTTTTGAGCATGGATAAAACATCTTCAATGGTTGGTCGATCCACTGCATGATTTTCAACACACAGAAGCCCAATGTGAATGCATTTCTGCAGCTGCTCTAACACACATGACTCCTCCCTCAACATCGGATCCATGAGTTCGAGTGCACTATCTTTTCTCCACAGCTCCCATGCCTGCAATTAAACACGTTCGTTTCCAAGAGTTCGACACAAATTGATGAGAGGTAATGAAATCATACGAAACTCACGTATTCCACGATGCTCAAAGGGCCTTCAATCTCATGGAAGCTTCCGTTTCTCCTACCGCTCACAATCTCTAGTACTAAAACTCCATAGCTATACACGTCGGATTTGACTGAGAATATGCCTTGCATTGCATACTCAGGGGCCATGTAACCACTGCGACACATTACACTGATTTTGTTAGTTCGGAATAATTATGCATCAAGGTGTGTAGGAGTTAATCATATACTGTGACTTACTAAGTCCCAACGCGTCTGTTTGTGTTGACTTCACTAGCGGCTTCTTTGAAGATTCTTGCAAGGCCGAAATCAGAGATCTTGGGAGTCATGTTTTGATCAAGTAGTATGTTGTTTGGTTTCATGTCTCGATGGATGATTTTGAGGCGGGAGTGCTTATGAAGATAAAGAAGCCCTTGAGCAGTCCCCTCGATGATGTTGAACCGTTTCTCCCAATCTAACTGCTCCCTCCCGGATGGACCTGTGTTTGTGCAAATTTGTATTCACTAAACTAACCTTGTCTATTTGATGAATGAAATGTGGATGAGGAGACTTACCGAAGAGAAAGCAATCCAAACTTTTGTTAGGCATGTAGTCATATATAATCATTTTGTCATCTTTGTGAATGCAAAATCCTACAAGCTTGACAAGGTTGACATGCTGCAGCTCAGAGATGAGTATGAGCTCATTTTTGAACTCAAGCAAGCCTTGTCCCGACTTTCGCGAAAGAAGCTTCACTGCTATGTCTTGGCCTTCTCCTGTTCTACCCTGTACATTAGTAGTAATGTTTATGGAGTACTACTGGATGTTTCACAAAGTAGACAAGAATTGGTGCATTAAAATGTGAATGATCTGACCTTATAAACAGGGCCAAAACCACCCTCTCCCAGTTTGTTGTTGGAGGAGAAGTTGTCTGTGGCAGAGATGACGGATGAGTAAGTGAAAAGCTTAAGTTGGTGACCATTGTTATCGAGCTCGTAACTTCCTGTGTATCCCTCCATTGTCAGGAGTTCATGTAATTCTTCCTCCCTTTTCACTGATGATCATCCATCCAAATATAGGATGAGAATTGAGATTACTGAGTTCGAGGTAATGAAAGAAAGAAATACAAACATGTCATGCTCACCCTTACGATTTCGCATGATCAAAACAACAACTGCCAACATAAGCAGTACAACTGCACTTACTACACCCAGGATTATTCCTATATACGATTTCGCTTTTGCTGTCACAAAAATTTCAAGTTAGCTCATTCAGGATTAAGTAACTGGTTTATATCGATTGGTTCTCTTGATAACGTTGTTAAAAGGAGAACTCTGAGAGTTGAAAATCATATCAACTGACTAATGTAGTAACTAATATTCATGTGTCAGCGAACTGATATGTTTTATGATGTCAACTGATCATTTCATGTGAGAATATATTATCAAACATACCTTTTGGTGGAGATTGAAGAACATATATCTTCTCATCGGAACCTGCACTATTCTGCACCCACTCCAAATCTCTACCAATCCAATAGCTGCACCCTGAGTCTCGTCCTATATAATTCGCATAGCCCGCGCATTCACAATCACTCCATTTCCAGCAGGCATCCCTGCAGTCACTCAGACTAAGGCTTGCATTGCTGTCAGATGTTCGTTCCACTGGTGTCGTGTTGGCATGCGTAAAGTATCCCGACCTCAGATCAACCAACTGACGCCGTTTCAAGCACTTTGGCTGCTCCCACAACTCACACCCTTTGTCGTATAAATCATCACCAGAGTTGTAACCATAGCAAACGCTGGCCATAACCAGGGTGATACCCCTGTCATCGATGGTCGTTATGTTCCCCGCCTCGTCCAGCAGCCACCCTGAAGTAACCTTCCGGCTGTCCACCGTCCGCCCTTCAACTTGGATCACTGTATACATGAAGTAGTCTCCTTGGCTTGTTAAGTTATAGTTGAAGTTGTCAGGATCAGGGCTGATATAGAAATTCTCAAAATTCTTAACATTCCCCAAATCGTCGTCGTGATAATCCACGAGGCGTCCGCTCCTCCAGTACTTGTATATCggattatatataattaatattaagcgactaaaaaaagaaacaaaaatacgTAGTCTATTTTTCAAACACACTTCGTATGGTTGGAAATTATAAGAAGGATACGTTAAAACCGGATAACCGACTCATCCTACTGGCGTAAAAAGAAATGATGAATAACAATAGTAAATATACGAGTAATATTAGTACTTAATGTATAGCATATTAGCATGTATACTAAATATCAGCTGATGTACATCTCTGCAAATTTTGTTATTGTGCCACGTAAACTATAGATAAATACTCCAAATAAATTTATGTTATATGCAtcaatttatgtttgaattttactCATAAATCATAATGCATAAATATATATTGACTATTGCCACGTTGATTGTTGCAATACAGTACTATCATTTATTactatgttatttttttaacttaaaGCAAGTATATAAATGTTTGAATTTTACTCATAAATCATAATGCATAAATATATATTGACTATTGCCACGTTGATTGTTGCAATACAGTACTATCATTTATTactatgttatttttttaacttaaaGCAAGTATTGTTATATAGTCCTGTtagattgagattttttagcttaattgagaattgagatacattttcagccactcatttacaacattttcaaaatgtcaactgcaagtagattatgtcaactcgggaTATTattgtcaatagcctgcacatcaaatgtcaacaacttatagttgacattatatgtgtatggCTGAcctgaattgtatatgtagttaaCATTATATTTGTGTAGTTggcatgaattatatatgtagttgacattatatttgtgtagttgacatgaattgtatatatagtgggaaaaaatttttaaaaaattatttattaaataaaatgtaccatgaaattatcattatgccctttcataattaattaatctaaaaatatttttcatgtgacAAATTCTGACCACTCATTTAACAAAAATGAGTGGTTGATAAATCATaccaattctcaattaggctaaaaaatctcaatgaATCACAAACCATATTCTTATATTCCATAAGATTTGTTAATAACGGACAATTGTGCATTACACATATACTCTTCTCTAAGTCATTTTAATTGACTTAATTTCTTTACCACAGTAGTAGAATTCATTGATCCGGTTTGGTTAAAATAGATATACTAcgttattaataaaatttattcaatttttcctATATATGTATTTCTAAGTCTCAACATAATGTATGTTGCTAAGAGCATCTCCTATGGCGCCCCtccggtaggacgtccggtcggacaccgggaagggcgacgggacgtccgccgttgggaggtcggaggtcggatacggacgtcccgtgaggacgtcgggtgtcctcggacgtccccgGGAAGGGCGGGTGGACGGGCGCCACTGTGGCGAaggtcggacgtcccggtcggacgtccgatatttgattttttttttttttttttttttaaattctatatatacggctcgttgaacttcttttcatttgcaccacttgtgttaacaagtttctctcttcttttactacaaatttcatttctacttaatggagaacgataggaactccccggccacgagcgagtcgcagactccggcgtttcccataGATCTGGAGGGAAACGTTAGCGGAAGTGCGTCAACGGTTCCGGGaatgtcggggatgggtgggatgggtggaatgggtggaatgggtggaatgggtgggatgatgtccccttatatgtacaattggatgggtggtatggggggtatgaccccaaatatgatgatgccgggtatgaggatggggggcatgaccccaaatatgatgggtatgggtgggatgatgccggggatgatgccggggatgatgcccgggatgatgcaggggatgatgccggggatgatgcccgggatgatgcctGGGGGAGGGGGGTGGCAGGGGTCATGAACCAGTAGCGGACGATGTGTATCGCCCGGTGATGGCTACGCTGTCTACGGATACCCCctccacttatgttccggagactcagttcaccggcttggaaactttctcttttgaggagttggggctatctccaatCAGGGAGACTCCCGATGATGTGGGGGCAGCAGCAAGGGGCAGGGGCAGGGGCAGGGGGATGGGACGTGGCAAGGACAAGGGGAAAGCCCCGGACTCTTCCTCTcgaacggtggcagaggaggaggatgaggaagagATGGGAAAGAGGACGGTCTGGAGCCCGTGGGAAAACGTTGCGCTTGCAAAGGCTTGGGTGgcaatagtcgaggatccctatgtcggtgccaaccagcatattgacagactgtggcatcgtatcgctgaagcctaccacacacacaaaccggctggggcgaagcgtcGCGTTTCGGAacagtgccggaaacagtgggagcggttgaggcctaagcttagtcgattcgCTGgtatctaccaaaacaacctccgccaggcaagcagcggtatgtccgaggaggatgtccggaGCCGTTCCTTTTCTCAGTACCCCGACAGAGCCTTGAAGTTCAAACaattcgaccagtgggaggcctttctcgtggtgaaggattccccaaagttctgtgggggtgtcgaatcgggctggaagcggacgaagatcaacgcttccggtgaatacagcagcagtgctggttcgcacgagctcccagaaGCCGATGAGGTTtccccgctacctcaatcagacgctcgccgtcgtcgtcgcccggttgggcaaaaagCAGCGCAGCGGAGGGGTCGGGGAAGCAGCAGTGgaagcgggtcgttcgaggtcgaaTCGGGGGCCCCTGCTGAATCGGAAGATTTCAACCGCCTCGCCCGCGCACAAATAACCCAAAATTAtatccggaccatgcataggtggcatggCGCGACCGATGCGACGTACAAGAGGATGCTGAAGGaaatcatcgatggatgtcggcgcgatttggggatgccacccattggagatgatggcgccgagataaGCGGAGGGGACGACGGGCCAGGCACgggcgacgggggcggcacTGGTAGCGGCgacggcacgggcgacgaggacagtgcggagtgagccggggatgttggactatgtatttttttttcatgattaagtattttttctttttttcctaaatttgttttttttttatgttttatgacttTGTATGTTTGCCCTTTTCAAGTATTTCCCGTAATTTttccgtattttgctttcccgtactttttgtttatgttaaaattaaattattgtgatttttttaattgcgggatgtcctagtgggaagggcgatgggaagggcggatatgcaggggatgtcctagtgatgtggcagtggggtgggatgtcctagtgacgtggcaggaggtgtttttgggatgtcctagtggatgtccgagtgggatgtccgcccactggagatgctctaactgcTAAATGCTAATAATCAGGatcttttataattatataaacgTTGTGATATGGGCCAGAGGGGATCTGACTTTAAACAGTCAATATATGCAACAGTCATGCGCGTGAGACTCTAAAAATGGTATTGATATTGAAATGGCCGCACCAACATAAATTTCTCCTGGGAATATTCAAACTGAAAATTCAAACAAGATAGCCGACTCAGCCTACTGCTATAGAAAGGTATTCCATGCCACCTTTCAATCTCAGTCAAATCATCTCTTTCAACACAATCCAAccatgtaaaaataataataaatagttaaagtggaaaaaatgataaagtaaaaaataaaaataatatagaaaagACTTAGTATTTATATTTCCACAATTCAATTCTATTTTTCAACTATCTCAACTCATCTCCAACAATGGCGCCTCCCTCAGTTTCTATACTCCTCCAAACTCTAACTAGGAaagaaaatgaagtaataattaACTCACTCTTTCTTTCCATCCGTGTCAATGGAAAACtgaaattagtactccctccgtcccataatatatgtcacacttttctttttagtttgtcccacaaaagatgtcacatttcttttaaaaaaaactccctctcatattaatataaatatactattttctctttccacctacctaatacacaaaacaacatcacataaaatctcgtgtcaatcCCTAAGTGTGCCATCTATTATGAGAAATGAGTATATAAATCCCATGAGacactcctcctatcaccaaggATTATTCCTATAAACAATTTTGCTTTTGTAAGTTAGCTTATTCaggattatatttttttttatcatgataTCAGAACAACTAATGTTACCATATGCATATAGCAAGGTACCTTTTGGTGGAGTTGAAGAACATATATCTTGTCATCGGCACCAGAATTATCTTGCAGCCACTCCAAATCTCCCCCAATCCAATAGCTGCACCCATAGTCTTGCCCCATATAATTCGCATAGCCCGCGCATTCACAATCACTCCATCTCCAGCAGGTATCCCTGCAGTCACTCAGGATAAGGCTCTCGTTTCCATCGATAGTTGGCATAACCGATCTCCCTCTTACGTCCCTGAAATCTCCCGACCGCCGATCAAACACCTGATTCATGTTCCTGCACTTGGGCAGCTCCCACAGCTCACACCCTTATCGATGGTCGACACGTTCCCTGTCTCGTCCAGCAACCACCCTGAAGTCGCCTTTCGGCTCTCCAACGTCCCGCCCTGGATCACTGTGTACATGAAGTAGTCTCCCCCGCTAGTTAAGTTATAGTTGAAGTTGTCGTGATCAGGCCTCATATAGTAATTCTCAAAATTCTTGACATTCCCCAAATCGTCGTCGTGAAAGTCCACGAGGCGTCCACTCCTCCAGTACGCCATCCCCCGCCGTCTGATGACCAGCTCGCctgtgttggcaattgaaacgaAATATATAAATAGTGGACTTACGGAGATCCTATGGTTGAGGAGATTGTTGACAGAAATTGGTTTTCCACCTACTCGGAAAAGCCAATTGTTCTGCGACAACAAGACGACTATTAGTATCTCAGAAAATCCAGTGGAACACGACAAGACGAAGCATGTGGAAGTTGATcgccacttcatcaaagaaaaattgGAAGGAGGCATTATTGAATTCTCATTTGTCCGCTCAGAGGAGCAACTTGCGGATATACTCACCAAAGCTGTTTATCCAAAGGTCTTCAAAGAAATATTGGGCCAGTTATGCATCAGAGATACCATTGCTCAACTTTAGGGGGAGTGTCAAAACATATCAAGAGGAGAGAAGATTGCAGATTGACTGTGAAGAATTATTGATTGACTAGGATTGATACAATTACATATTGTCCTAGAATAGATTGGTTGTATTTTCCATAGATAGGAAGTGTTGAATTCTATTGTAAAAATAACAAAGAAATACAAATCATCTTCTACTTCTGAATCTCGCCTCATGAATCTCgcatctctcgattaccatctttaagaatcCCATATTAGTGTAAcaatatgaattatttttttattatagtatcagagcgggtcgttGGCTGAAACTGAAAAAGTTTGAGGATGGAACCATGCGGATTTCTATCAACCTGGACTCAGATCCCACTCCAGAGTGAAAGGGCCGGGCGCAGGATTAGACGGCGTGAGCCATGAAGTGATCTTGGTGTTTGCTGATAGTTTCATTCATGAGAGAAGAGTGTTGGTGGGGTGATCGTAGCTCTGCCATAACACTTGTTGTGGTTCATGATTCGAGCGAACGATGAAAATCCCGGTGTCGAGGAGTGTGGCGGTTATGTTAGTTGTAGTGGTGTTTGGTCCTCGGGCGGTGTAGAGGGGGATGGGATGGGCGCCATCGTGGGTGATGGTGAGGTCGCCTCGGGAGCCGAGGGTCAGCAGGGGGTCGGAGTTTTTGAGGACGGGGTTGTCGCGGTTGGCGATCCAGATTGCTTTGCTGTTGAAGACGATTGCTAAGTAAATCTTGAGGTGTGGATTGGTTGGATTCAGGGGCGTAGAAGCGTAGCGTGAAGAGGCCGTTGGGGGAGTCTAGCTGAGACGACGAGTCGAGATAGTCTCCTTGTGCCGATGGAGGAAACTGCTTTGATGCCGAGACACATTGTGATGCATATCCACTGCAAAATTGAAGGAGTCACACTCATCGGTGTTTGGAAACGATGGGGATTagtgttttttcattttttgtgaGGTTTGAGTAACATCAAAACAACTCTAGTTGTGAGGCCACAACACGCTTCACTTATATGTGATTCTAGTTGACCTCAGTAAAAACATGAAATCAAATATAGGTGGTTTTCGTAAAAACTTTGAGAATTGAAAATCATTTCAGTTTTCTAATACATTAATAATTcacaacacaaaatatattaGTATTGAGCATCgatgttattgttattgttatcgATTATTGAGCTCATAGTAGATAATTTTGATTCTTTctaaatgagaaaaaataaaattagtagcTAGGGCTATTATTGACCGATTATTTATTGTTtcacaataattaaataaaattttattaatattcatTCTATCAACTAATACTCTCCCCATTCtataaaaatagattttttccattttggttcaTTCCATATGAATAAACTTTTTTCTTTTGGtaacttcttcttctttcgAATGGAGTGAGCCCCATTCTCCATTATTTTACAAATTATGCATAAAATAAGTGGCATCCCAAATATATGAGCgagtataataaaatttatattattaagtAAATTGAAACTAATACTCTTTAATCTTGTTATTACGTTTACCAATCACTTTACTAAAAGTATAAATATTACACATAATTTGGGCAACCAAAAAGACATAAAATCCAATGCTAAGTTAATCACAAATAAAACTCATTTCAACCAATCTCACTATCTTATGATTATTTTAATCACAAATAAAACTCATTCTGTAATTATATAATTTCAAGGCTCGGCATATTGTACAGTGCTAATGATGATAatcttttataattatataaccGACTTAATCAATCAAGCGACCTACTAAGAAACAACTACACCGAGACTGAGTTGCATACTTATCGATCGCATTATGTACGGTCGTGGTGAATTTGACTTTCAACACGTATAAATAATATAGCATGGCTTGAGTTTGTAAAAGATTGATATATTTGACATTTCTACTGAGACATATTCAAACTAAAAATTCAAACAAGATAACCGACTCATCCAACTATGAACCCTATAAAAGGGATGGCAAGCCCCCTTTCAATCTCACTCAAACCATCTCTTTCCAACCATGCAATCTCCTAAACTTTCATTAGCATCAACTCTCCTATTAATCTCTCTCCACTGCTTAGCCATCCAAGTCTCCTCCATCGACACTCTCAGACAAGGAGAGAATCTCAACTCAACATCCCAACTCATCTCCAACAATGGTGCCTTCTCCCTCCGCTTCTACACTCCACCAAACTCCAACTCCACCTACTTAGCCCTCTGGTTCACCGGTAGATCCAGGCTTTCTTCCCCCGTCTGGATCGGAAACCGACGAAATCCTATCCCTACCAACTCAAACCCCACCTTAACACTCGGCGCCAGAGGCCAGCTCACCATCACCCACGACGGCGGCGGCGCGCCTATCGATCTCTACGCTGGCCGATCATCCGAGGTGGAAAACGTCACGGCCACACTCACCGATACGGGGAACTTCCTGGTGAACTCGAACGGGCCAGCCGGCCTCTTCTGGCACAGCTTCGACCAGCCTTCCGACACCCTCCTCGGAGGGATGAGGTACTACGAAAACttactagtagtatttacaCAAAAATAGAGACGTACTCACttatgttgaaaattttgaaaaattactcCACTTTATAGAAAGGCTTTACATATGcgatttaaaatttcatttttccccCCATTTTAGGTAAGTAAGTGGACCCTATTATTTAACTAAATCATTAAAAACTAGGAGTAGTACTCTTTTGTTTTTTGGGATGTTTCATTTGTCTTCCCTAAATTTAGttgaaacacaaaaataaagaCGAATTTTTTAAGCGTCGGTGGTATAATTATAAACATAAATTGACGcctttaattggattaaaataatttcttagccattctttttttattttgtaggctcgGCGTTGAACGAAGCATCAAGAGGAACTGGACACTGACTTCTTGGGCCGCCGAGAACGATCCGGCCCCGGGAGCTTACTCTATGGAGTGGGATTCGAGCTCGAGGAATTTGGTGGTGAGGAGGCGCGGGGCTGCTATATGGAGGAGCGGCGAGCTGAAATACTACCGCGACGAGGCGGGGCAGTCACGGGCGGAGTTCGAGAATGTGGGTATCGGGCGCGATGTGTTTAACTTTAACTTCAACTTCACtgcagaggaggaggaggagtatGTTATGTTCACGGTGCTGCCGTTTCCCGGGTCGCCGGCGCCGGTTTTGTCGGGCTGGAGGCTGGAGTCCGATGGAGACATAGTTGACGTCGACAGGTCCATGTTTCTCGCGCGGCCTGATGCAGCGGCGGAGCAGCCGGCACCGCCGCCTGATAGTGCGGCGGCGGGGTTACGTGCGTGGGCTGGTTTTGCATTCGCGGCGGTGGTTTTGGACTTGGTGCTGTTTGTAATCTAATTTGTTGTGTGCATTATGATTACTTGTTTActatgttttgttgatattATATAGAGAATTTCATGTAAATCGaccttatttatatatttagatgGGAGTGGaatgtttttattgttttgaatTTCAAGGGGGGACAATACAATATCATAaacatattaattttaattgaa carries:
- the LOC121781971 gene encoding G-type lectin S-receptor-like serine/threonine-protein kinase At1g67520 — protein: MQSPKLSLASTLLLISLHCLAIQVSSIDTLRQGENLNSTSQLISNNGAFSLRFYTPPNSNSTYLALWFTGRSRLSSPVWIGNRRNPIPTNSNPTLTLGARGQLTITHDGGGAPIDLYAGRSSEVENVTATLTDTGNFLVNSNGPAGLFWHSFDQPSDTLLGGMRLGVERSIKRNWTLTSWAAENDPAPGAYSMEWDSSSRNLVVRRRGAAIWRSGELKYYRDEAGQSRAEFENVGIGRDVFNFNFNFTAEEEEEYVMFTVLPFPGSPAPVLSGWRLESDGDIVDVDRSMFLARPDAAAEQPAPPPDSAAAGLRAWAGFAFAAVVLDLVLFVI
- the LOC121781687 gene encoding G-type lectin S-receptor-like serine/threonine-protein kinase At1g11330; its protein translation is MAYWRSGRLVDFHDDDLGNVKNFENYYMRPDHDNFNYNLTSGGDYFMYTVIQGGTLESRKATSGWLLDETGNVSTIDKGVSCGSCPRIPAGDGVIVNARAMRIIWGKTMGAAIGLGEIWSGCKIILVPMTRYMFFNSTKSRLILIIYNPIYKYWRSGRLVDYHDDDLGNVKNFENFYISPDPDNFNYNLTSQGDYFMYTVIQVEGRTVDSRKVTSGWLLDEAGNITTIDDRGITLVMASVCYGYNSGDDLYDKGCELWEQPKCLKRRQLVDLRSGYFTHANTTPVERTSDSNASLSLSDCRDACWKWSDCECAGYANYIGRDSGCSYWIGRDLEWVQNSAGSDEKIYVLQSPPKAKAKSYIGIILGVVSAVVLLMLAVVVLIMRNRKVKREEELHELLTMEGYTGSYELDNNGHQLKLFTYSSVISATDNFSSNNKLGEGGFGPVYKGRTGEGQDIAVKLLSRKSGQGLLEFKNELILISELQHVNLVKLVGFCIHKDDKMIIYDYMPNKSLDCFLFGPSGREQLDWEKRFNIIEGTAQGLLYLHKHSRLKIIHRDMKPNNILLDQNMTPKISDFGLARIFKEAASEVNTNRRVGTYGYMAPEYAMQGIFSVKSDVYSYGVLVLEIVSGRRNGSFHEIEGPLSIVEYAWELWRKDSALELMDPMLREESCVLEQLQKCIHIGLLCVENHAVDRPTIEDVLSMLKNETATLPMPKNPSFITRNSVFQQTDKATPQQSSENQVTLSQMQGR